A stretch of DNA from Erwinia aphidicola:
GCCCGACGGACGATCGTATTCCGCAGCCCGATCGCAGCTTTCAGCACGGCAGAATGCTCTATTACCTGTATCTGCAGCAGCCATGAATATGCTGCTGATCCTCCTTGCCAGCCTGCTCAGCTGTGGCGGGCAGTTATGCCAGAAGCAGGCGACGGTGCAGCGCGCCGCACTCTGGGGCTGGCTGGCATTAAGCGTGCTGCTGCTGGGCCTGGCGATGCTGGTGTGGCTGCGCGTGCTGCAAACCACGCCGCTTGGCGTCGCTTACCCGATGCTGAGCCTGAATTTTATCTTTGTGACCCTTGCCGCCCGCTGGCTGTGGCATGAGGCCATTCCGCTGCGTCATGCGCTGGGGATTATCCTGATTGTTGCCGGGGTTGCGGTGATGGGGAGCTATACCTGATGGGCTGGCTGCTGGCGTATTGTAGCGTGCTGCTGGTCAGCGCGGCGCAGCTATTGCTGAAGTGGGCGATGGTGCGGCTGCCGGCGATCGGCGAGCCATCGGCATTTTTCACGGTGCTGTTCAGTCTGGTCCCGGCGGTGCAGGCGCTGCTCGCCGGAGTGCTGGCTTATGCACTGTCGATGCTGTGCTGGCTGCTGGCTTTGCAGCGCATAGCGCTGAGCCGCGCCTATCCGCTACTCAGCCTGAGCTATCTGCTGGTGTGGGCCGCCGCGCTGTGGCTGCCGGGGCTAAACGAGGAGTTTGTCTGGGGCAAGCTGGCGGGCGGCGGTTTAATCCTCGCCGGGCTGCTATTGATCTGCTGGCCGCAGAAAAAAACGCGCTGACGGTGCTATTATTCTCTCCATTCATTTTTCAGAGTTTCAATAATCTATGACCACCACATCTCCTCTCCTGCAGGTCAGGGAGGTCTCTTTTGCGCTGCAGGAAAAAACGCTGCTGGCGCCGCTTTCATTTGAGCTGCACAGCGGCGAGTTTCTCTGGCTAACCGGGCCGTCGGGCGCCGGAAAAAGTACGCTGTTAAAAATTATTGCCTCGCTGCTGGAACCGAGCGCCGGGGAAGTGCGCTTCAACGGTAAGCCGCTTGCGGACCTGAAGGTGGAAAGCTACCGCCAGCGTGTTTCATACGTGTTCCAGACGCCGCAGCTGTTTGGCAGCACGGTCTATGACAATCTGGCGCTGCCTTACCAGATT
This window harbors:
- the arnF gene encoding 4-amino-4-deoxy-L-arabinose-phosphoundecaprenol flippase subunit ArnF; amino-acid sequence: MGWLLAYCSVLLVSAAQLLLKWAMVRLPAIGEPSAFFTVLFSLVPAVQALLAGVLAYALSMLCWLLALQRIALSRAYPLLSLSYLLVWAAALWLPGLNEEFVWGKLAGGGLILAGLLLICWPQKKTR
- the arnE gene encoding 4-amino-4-deoxy-L-arabinose-phosphoundecaprenol flippase subunit ArnE is translated as MNMLLILLASLLSCGGQLCQKQATVQRAALWGWLALSVLLLGLAMLVWLRVLQTTPLGVAYPMLSLNFIFVTLAARWLWHEAIPLRHALGIILIVAGVAVMGSYT